Below is a genomic region from Spirochaetota bacterium.
TTGACCACCACCTCCTCGGTAAGCACGCCCCCCATGTCGTTCGCGCCCATGGCGAGCGCGATCTGGGCCAGTCTGTGCCCCTCGGTGAGCCATCCAGCCTGGATAAAGCGTATGTTGTCAAGATAGATTCGCGCCACCGCCACCACCTTCAGGTAGTCGACGCCGGTGGCGGGTGCCGTGTCGGCCATGCGGGTGCGCGCCGGCGAAAAGCTCCAGGGGATGAAGGCGCGCAGTATGCCCGTTTCGTCCTGCACGCCGCGCACCACGTCCAGGTGCTCGACGCGCTCTCCGAGCGTTTCGCCGAGCCCGTAGGTCATGGTGGCCGAGGACTTGAGGCCCGCCGCGGCGAGCGTACGCATCACGCCCACCCATTCGTCCTTCGTGAGCTTGTTCGGGCTGACCAGCCGGCGCACGCGGTCCACCAGCATGTCGGAGGCGCCAGGCATCGAATCGAGCCCGGCTTCCTTCAGCGCGGCGATGACTTCGGCGATGGAGATGCCCTCGCGGCGTGCCAGGTGCACCGTTTCGGCGGGCGAGAAGCTGTGCAGATACATGGAAGGGAAGCGCGCCTTTACGGCGCGGAGCATGGCGCGGCACTCGTCCAGGCCGAACTCGGGGTCGAGCCCCCCCTGCAGCATGACCTGTGTGCCGCCGGCGCGGGCGAGCTCGTCGACCTTGCCCAGCACCTCGTCGATCGTCATGCGATAGGGCTCGATAAGCCCCGCGCGCGCGTGGTAGGCGCAGAAGGCGCAGGCCGCGGTGCAGACATTGGTGAAGTTGATTATGCGGTCCACGATGAAGCCCACCTCGTCCGAGGGATGGACCATCCTCCGCCGCGCGTCGGCGAGAAGGCCGAGCGCGGCCAGGTCGTACGAGAAGAGCGCGAGGGCGTCGGAGCGGTCGATCCGCTCGCCGGCGAGGATTTTTTGTTCGAGGTGGTCTTTGCCCGCGCTCATGGCCTTCCGCAACTTACCATGCGGTATGACGGCGGAGATGGAGTGTCAATAGAAAAACACCGGTGATATACATGAGGAAACAATGTAGCACATGGAAAGTGCGTTACCTAACAAAACGATATAAATTAAATATGTTAGGTAATTTTTCATCTTGACGAATTACCTAACATAATGTATTTTCAACATATTAGTTAGATAACCGCGATGGGATCGCACCATGAGTATTATTAAAGGAATGTTACAGGAAGAATATGAGCGACTGAAGAGCCTTCTCGTGAAGTACCAGGCGGAGGTGTCAAAACTTCCGGCGGGTTCAGTGTCCGAGAAACAAATAAAGGGGAACAGGTACGCGTATATCGCACGCAGGCGCAAATCAAAGATCGAATTCATCTATATTGGCAGGGCTTCTTCACCGAAAGTGCAGAGCATTCGGGATGAAATTAAGCGAAGAAAGGATTACGAATCCAAAATACGAATACTGAAAGAAGACATCAAAGAACTGGAGCGCGCCCTCGGTGGAAGAAAGGTTTAAACTTTTTGACGCCGTGCTCGAAGCACTGCATAAATCAGGTGCGCTCGCTTCATTGATCCTTATCGGAAGCTGGTGCCTGCACGTGTACAGGTGTACCTATCCGGATAGCGACGAAATCCCTTCGCTTATTACATCCGACATAGATTTTCTCGTCCCGTAAACTCAAAAATTCACCAAAATAATCGATGTATCGCATATACTGAAAGATATTGGTTTCGAGATAATCGTCTCCCCCATCAACGGTTATACAAAATATATTCGCCGCGAGCTCGAAATCGAATTCCTGGTTCCGGAGATCGGGCGCGGCAAGGACGGGCCGAGGGTAATCAAAAATCTTAATATCGACGCCCAGGCGCCTCGCTACCTGGACATGCCGCGGGAATATATCGAGTGGATACCGTATCGAGACATCCCTCTCCGCGTCGTCAGCATAGAAGCATACATAGTTCATAAATTTCTTGTAAGTGGAAGAAGGAAAGATCGGAATAAAAGGGAAAAGGATATTACATCGGCCGTACAGTTGCTCGAATATATCAGCAAGCTGGAGGCAAGAACAAATAAGTTGAAATACATACTTGAATCCCTGCATCCCCGATGGAAAAGAGACGTAATCGACCGGATCAGGGATAATTCACCATCGCTTTCCTCTATACTGAATCTCCAATAAACTACGGCTCGAGCCCAACGCCGTCATGGGCCTCGACCTTTCCGGAGACCGGGAACGGGCTGATCGCCGGGCGATTGTCCGGCGTAAATATTTCTTTATTCACGATTTTTAAATTTTTGAAGCGCCCACGTCCGGGATTGAGGATATAAATGTTCTCTTTCACCACTGTGGAGGAGGGAACCTTCAATAACAGCGTCTCACGGGATTCCAGCCATGCCGTGCCGGTTTCCACGGCGAAAGCATGCCGGGGAATGGAACTCCAGTCCCCGGGGAAAGCGGACCGATCCAGAGTTTTTACGGACGTGCCGAAAACCTCGATCGACAGTATTACGCGGTTGTGCAAATCGCCGATGCATTGACAATGGACGATGGTTTCAAGAATGGCCAGGGAAATATTCTCCGCCAGGCACACCGCGGGACGCCCCGCCCTGTTCCGGCGACCGCCCGGCGCCGCTGAAGAAGGGGGCTTCCGGATTTTTCTTGACGGGAAAAATATCATTTATTTTCTTTAAACTTTAAAGGAAATAAAACTGGAGAAACTCGGGCCCAACTACTCCTTATCGGATATAAAATCGCTGGCGGGGGCCGGAAAGTACCTGATAACGACAAGGAAGACAGCGGAACAGGATTTCGGGTTATCGGAGGATGGAATAACGGAGAAGGCGTTGCTTCTTTCGAACGCCGATTTTTACAAGTCCATGACCTCGCAGAACGACCATACATTATGGCATGACGTGTATCACAAAAGGATTGGGCATGCAGTGGCATATATTAATCTGCAGATGGATAACGACAGGGGGTTATCATTTCTTTCGAGGAAAAGTAGCAAGCCGTTTTTAAGCGGATAGCGTTCATGACGTAAATTAAACGCTTTTCC
It encodes:
- a CDS encoding CofH family radical SAM protein; translation: MSAGKDHLEQKILAGERIDRSDALALFSYDLAALGLLADARRRMVHPSDEVGFIVDRIINFTNVCTAACAFCAYHARAGLIEPYRMTIDEVLGKVDELARAGGTQVMLQGGLDPEFGLDECRAMLRAVKARFPSMYLHSFSPAETVHLARREGISIAEVIAALKEAGLDSMPGASDMLVDRVRRLVSPNKLTKDEWVGVMRTLAAAGLKSSATMTYGLGETLGERVEHLDVVRGVQDETGILRAFIPWSFSPARTRMADTAPATGVDYLKVVAVARIYLDNIRFIQAGWLTEGHRLAQIALAMGANDMGGVLTEEVVVKATGVETTADREGMIRVIAAAGRVPVQRDSDYLTIRSYA
- a CDS encoding RES domain-containing protein — its product is MIFFPSRKIRKPPSSAAPGGRRNRAGRPAVCLAENISLAILETIVHCQCIGDLHNRVILSIEVFGTSVKTLDRSAFPGDWSSIPRHAFAVETGTAWLESRETLLLKVPSSTVVKENIYILNPGRGRFKNLKIVNKEIFTPDNRPAISPFPVSGKVEAHDGVGLEP